In Equus quagga isolate Etosha38 unplaced genomic scaffold, UCLA_HA_Equagga_1.0 73442_RagTag, whole genome shotgun sequence, the following proteins share a genomic window:
- the LOC124234349 gene encoding beta-1,3-galactosyltransferase 5-like, giving the protein MANVKMMLLCLSLVVLGALCLYLSMYTLIPFKEGPFVFKRRQENFLQLPDVDCGQNPPFLVLLVTSSQEQTLARTVIRNTWGQEKIVKGKRIKSLFLLGTTTSKATSKAVAHEGRQYRDIIQKDFLDVYFNLTLKTMMGIEWIHRFCPQAAFVMKTDSDMFINIYYLTELLLKKNRTTRFFTGFLKMHDYPIRMKQSKWFVSKYEYPWDRYPPFCSGTAYVFSGDVARQVYEVSETVPFLKLEDVFVGLCLAKLKIKPEELHSEQTFFPGGLSFSTCRFRKIVASHFVKPNDMLIYWHALESSLGEECPAV; this is encoded by the coding sequence ATGGCCAACGTGAAGATGATGTTGCTGTGTCTTTCACTGGTGGTTCTGGGAGCCCTCTGTTTGTATTTGAGCATGTACACTCTGATTCCTTTTAAAGAAGGGCCGTTTGTTTTCAAGAGAAGGCAGGAGAACTTCCTTCAGCTCCCAGATGTGGACTGTGGGCAGAATCCTCCCTTCCTTGTCCTCCTGGTGACTTCATCCCAGGAACAGACATTGGCTCGCACGGTCATCCGGAACACGTGGGGACAAGAAAAGATTGTGAAAGGAAAACGAATAAAGTCGCTCTTCCTCTTGGGAACCACCACCAGTAAGGCCACATCGAAAGCGGTGGCCCACGAAGGCCGGCAATATCGAGATATCATCCAGAAGGACTTTCTGGATGTTTATTTCAATTTAACTCTGAAGACCATGATGGGTATAGAGTGGATCCACCGCTTCTGTCCTCAGGCAGCTTTTGTGATGAAAACAGACTCTGACATGTTTATCAACATCTACTATTTGACTGAGCTGCTtctgaagaaaaacagaacaactCGGTTTTTTACTGGCTTCTTAAAAATGCACGACTACCCGATTAGGATGAAGCAGAGTAAGTGGTTTGTCAGTAAATACGAGTATCCGTGGGACAGGTACCCACCTTTTTGCTCGGGCACCGCCTACGTGTTTTCTGGCGATGTTGCACGTCAGGTGTATGAAGTTTCTGAGACTGTTCCGTTCCTTAAACTGGAAGATGTCTTTGTGGGGCTCTGCCTCGCAAAACTGAAGATCAAACCGGAGGAGCTCCACTCTGAGCAGACCTTTTTCCCAGGTGGGTTAAGCTTTTCCACATGCCGTTTTAGGAAGATCGTGGCCTCCCATTTTGTCAAGCCTAACGATATGCTGATCTATTGGCATGCTCTGGAAAGTTCCCTGGGAGAAGAGTGTCCAGCTGTCTGA